From the Thunnus albacares chromosome 24, fThuAlb1.1, whole genome shotgun sequence genome, one window contains:
- the LOC122976483 gene encoding H(+)/Cl(-) exchange transporter 4 → MEAAEGLSSATPTEEMNGAGNLMDFLDEPFPDVGTYEDFHTIDWLREKSRDTDRHRKITSKSKESIWELIKSLLDAWSGWVVMLLIGLLSGTLAGVIDLAVDWMTDLKEGVCLSAFWYSHEQCCWTSNETTFDDRDKCPQWQKWAELMTGHAEGAGAYVLNYFLYILWALLFSFLAVSLVRVFAPYACGSGIPEIKTILSGFIIRGYLGKWTLLIKTVTLVLAVSSGLSLGKEGPLVHVACCCGNLFCSLFSKYSKNEGKRREVLSAAAAAGVSVAFGAPIGGVLFSLEEVSYYFPLKTLWRSFFAALVAAFTLRSINPFGNSRLVLFYVEYHTPWYMAELVPFILLGVFGGLWGTLFIRANIAWCRRRKTTQLGKYPVLEVIAVTGITALLAYPNPYTRRSTSELISELFNDCGALESSQLCDYINNPNMSRPVDDIPDRPAGPGVYNALWQLALALIFKIVITIFTFGMKIPSGLFIPSMAVGAIAGRIVGIAVEQMAYHHHDWIIFKNWCRPGADCVTPGLYAMVGAAACLGGVTRMTVSLVVIMFELTGGLEYIVPLMAAAVTSKWVADAFGKEGIYESHIQLNGYPYLDVRDEFTHRTLATDVMRPRRNDPPLAVLTQDSTTVEDVETLIKDTDYNGFPVVVSRESERLIGFVQRRDLTLAIKNARQKQDGVVSSSVVYFTEDAPQLPASNPQPLKLRRILNLSPFTVTDHTPMETVVDIFRKLGLRQCLVTRSGRLLGIITKKDVLRHMAQMMNQDPESIMFN, encoded by the exons ATGGAGGCCGCTGAAG GTTTAAGCAGTGCCACGCCCACCGAGGAGATGAACGGAGCTGGAAACCTGATGGACTTCCTGGACGAGCCTTTTCCTGATGTGGGCACGTATGAAGACTTCCACACCATCGACTGGCTGAGGGAAAAGTCCAGAGACACAGACCGCCACCGCAAG ATCACCAGTAAGAGCAAAGAGTCAATCTGGGAGCTGATCAAGAGCCTGCTGGACGCCTGGTCAGGATGGGTGGTGATGCTGCTCATCGGACTCCTCTCAG GTACGCTGGCCGGAGTGATCGACCTGGCGGTGGACTGGATGACAGACCTGAAGGAAGGCGTGTGTCTGTCGGCGTTCTGGTACAGCCACGAGCAGTGCTGCTGGACGTCCAACGAGACGACGTTCGACGACAGAGACAAGTGTCCTCAGTGGCAGAAGTGGGCCGAGCTGATGACCGGCCACGCTGAG GGAGCTGGAGCGTACGTGTTGAACTACTTCCTGTACATCCTGTGGGCTCTGCTGTTTTCCTTCCTGGCGGTGTCGCTGGTGCGAGTTTTCGCTCCGTACGCCTGCGGTTCAGGAATCCCAGAG atCAAGACGATCCTCAGCGGCTTCATCATCCGGGGCTACCTGGGGAAATGGACCCTGCTGATCAAGACGGTCACCCTGGTCCTGGCGGTGTCATCGGGTCTCAGCCTGGGGAAGGAGGGTCCTCTGGTCCACGTGGCCTGCTGCTGCGGAAACCTCTTCTGCAGCCTCTTCTCCAAGTACAGCAAGAACGAGGGCAAGCGGAGAGAG GTGTTATCAGCTGCAGCGGCGGCGGGAGTGTCGGTGGCCTTTGGAGCGCCAATAGGAGGAGTTCTGTTCAGCCTGGAAGAG GTCAGTTATTACTTCCCTCTGAAGACTTTGTGGCGTTCGTTCTTCGCCGCTCTAGTCGCCGCCTTCACCCTGCGATCCATCAACCCGTTTGGCAACAGCCGCCTGGTGCTGTTCTACGTGGAGTATCACACGCCGTGGTACATGGCCGAGCTGGTCCCCTTCATCCTGCTGGGCGTGTTCGGCGGCCTCTGGGGGACGCTCTTCATCCGAGCCAACATCGCCTGGTGCCGGCGGAGGAAGACCACCCAGCTGGGGAAGTACCCGGTCCTGGAAGTCATCGCCGTGACGGGAATCACCGCCCTGCTGGCGTACCCCAACCCTTACACCCGCCGCAGCACCAGCGAGCTCATCTCTGAGCTCTTCAACGACTGCGGAGCGCTCGAGTCCTCGCAGCTCTGCGATTATATTAACAACCCCAACATGAGTCGACCGGTGGACGACATCCCAGACCGACCTGCAGGGCCCGGCGTTTACAACGCTCTGTGGCAGCTCGCCCTCGCACTCATCTTCAAGATCGTCATCACCATCTTCACCTTCGGCATGAAG ATCCCGTCAGGTCTGTTCATCCCCAGCATGGCGGTGGGGGCGATCGCGGGGCGGATCGTCGGCATCGCCGTGGAGCAGATGGCGTACCACCACCACGACTGGATCATCTTCAAGAACTGGTGCCGGCCCGGCGCCGACTGCGTCACACCTGGACTGTACGCCATGGTGGGAGCCGCTGCCTGTCTGG GCGGTGTGACGAGGATGACTGTCTCCCTGGTGGTCATCATGTTTGAGCTCACTGGCGGTCTGGAGTACATCGTCCCTCTGATGGCCGCCGCCGTCACCAGTAAGTGGGTGGCGGACGCCTTCGGGAAGGAGGGCATCTACGAGTCGCACATCCAGCTCAACGGCTACCCTTACCTGGACGTCAGGGACGAGTTCACACACCGCACCCTGGCCACCGACGTGATGCGGCCCCGCAGGAACGACCCCCCTCTGGCCGTCCTCACTCAGGACTCCACCACGGTGGAGGACGTGGAGACGCTCATCAAAGACACGGATTATAACGGCTTCCCGGTGGTCGTGTCCCGAGAGTCAGAGAGACTCATCGGCTTCGTCCAGCGCAGGGATCTCACACTCGCCATCA AGAACGCCCGTCAGAAACAGGACGGCGTGGTGAGCAGCTCTGTGGTCTACTTCACCGAGGACGCGCCGCAGTTGCCGGCCAGCAACCCGCAGCCGCTGAAGCTGCGACGCATCCTGAACCTCAGCCCCTTCACCGTCACCGACCACACACCCATGGAGACGGTGGTGGACATCTTCCGCAAGCTGGGCCTCCGCCAGTGTCTGGTCACCAGGAGCGG GCGTCTCCTGGGCATCATCACCAAGAAGGACGTCCTGCGTCACATGGCTCAAATGATGAACCAGGATCCAGAGTCCATCATGTTCAATTAG
- the LOC122976159 gene encoding high affinity cGMP-specific 3',5'-cyclic phosphodiesterase 9A-like isoform X1: MYSPTEKRTTFFPHSTFNRARTGERGPRRGEEREKRGWERGEREERRAICQLQVSLQTLQVIMSVSRSLISFVPPGSGMTTKIIHFMVNGRLEQAEFGADCSAADVKDLFRAAAEAGPNHILKMYNRNGSVVNISPRLEANSEDSYYRLEVVASDLQSVALPTELDSMEYRLHHLETKVIEDVGKTPDIICELKSQVESFKRKLESVEHLSWMGLFRDDGDQQLSKFFPKPKMPQLSVQEERQQVRRKFLNMSSLQVTEEVREHLKTPIFDNWQWEEAEMLVLLQVMYTDLDFLTAFHIELEVLQNFLFEVYCHYNNIPFHNFQHCFCVTQMMYGLIWLTDLRNKLSRMDLVIMLTSALCHDLDHPGYNNVYQINAQTDLALRYNDISPLENHHCAVAFSILSKPECNILKNLTSEQYKHIRGGMIKCILATDMARHNEILNKFKIMQPVFDFRNKEHKDVLMKIMVKVSDISNEARPMAVAEPWLDCLLQEFFNQSDTEKLKGLPVTPFMDRDKVSKPSSQTNFIRFVLLPLLTELTKLFPCLEQHILEPVRRALEYYSDMERATKEEVGGTTKP; the protein is encoded by the exons ATGTACAGCCCCACAGAAAAAAGAACTACTTTCTTTCCACATAGCACCTTCAACAGAGCGAGAACAGGTGAAAGAGGAccaagaagaggagaggagagagagaagagaggatgggaaagaggagagagagaggagaggagggctATCTGTCAGCTGCAGGTGTCCCTACAAACACTCCAGGTGATCATGTCAGTGTCCAGAAGTCTCATTTCATTTGTCCCACCTGGTTCTGGGATGACAACAAAAATCATCCACTTCATGGTTAACGGGAGGCTGGAGCAGGCAGAGTTCGGAGCCGactgctctgctgctgatgtcaaag ATCTGTTTCGGGCGGCGGCAGAGGCGGGCCCTAACCACATCCTGAAGATGTACAACAGAAACGGCAGCGTGGTGAACATTTCCCCCCGGCTGGAGGCCAACAGCGAGGACTCGTACTACCGGCTGGAGGTGGTGGCGTCAGATCTTCAGA GTGTGGCCCTGCCGACAGAGCTGGACAGCATGGAGTACAG GCTGCATCATCTGGAGACCAAAGTAATCGAAGACGTGGGAAAGACTCCAGACATCATCTGTGAGCTGAAGAGCCAAGTGGAGTCTTTTAAGAGGAAGCTGGAG AGCGTGGAGCACCTGAGCTGGATGGGTCTGTTCAGGGACGACGGCGACCAGCAGCTCTCCAAGTTCTTCCCGAAACCCAAAATGCCTCAGCTGAGCGTGCAGGAGGAGCGCCAACAAGTACGCAGGAAGTTCCTCAACATGAG CTCGCTGCAGGTGACAGAAGAAGTGAGAGAGCATCTCAAAACTCCCATTTTTGACAACTG GCAGTGGGAGGAGGCGGAGATGCTGGTGCTCCTCCAGGTGATGTACACCGACCTGGACTTCCTGACGGCGTTCCACATCGAGCTGGAAGTCCTGCAGAACTTCCTGTTTGAGGTGTACTGCCACTACAACAACATCCCCTTCCACAACTTCCAGCACTGCTTCTGCGTCACTCAGATG ATGTATGGACTGATCTGGCTGACAGATCTCAGGAACAAGTTATCAAGAATGGACCTGGTGATCATGTTGACCTCGGCTCTGTGCCACGACCTCGACCACCCCGGCTACAACAACGTCTACCAG ATCAATGCTCAGACTGATTTGGCTCTTCGCTACAACGACATTTCACCTCTGGAGAACCATCACTGTGCCGTCGCCTTCAGCATCCTGTCAAAG CCAGAGTGCAACATCCTGAAAAACCTGACCAGCGAGCAGTACAAACACATCCGCGGAGGAATGATCAA ATGTATTCTGGCCACTGACATGGCGAGACACAACGAAATCCTCAACAAGTTCAAAATCATGCAGCCGGTGTTCGACTTCAGAAATAAGGAGCACAAAGACGTg ctgatgaagatcatggtGAAGGTGAGCGACATCTCCAACGAGGCGAGGCCGATGGCCGTGGCCGAGCCCTGGCTGGACTGTCTGCTGCAGGAGTTCTTCAACCAG AGTGACACAGAGAAACTCAAAGGGCTTCCAGTGACTCCGTTCATGGATCGAGACAAAGTGTCCAAACCGTCGTCTCAGACCAACTTCATCCGGTTTGTTCTCCTGCCGCTCCTCACCGAGCTCACCAAGCTGTTCCCCTGTCTGGAG CAACACATCCTGGAGCCGGTGCGAAGGGCTCTGGAGTATTACTCTGACATGGAGAGAGCCACcaaggaggaggtgggggggacGACCAAACCgtga
- the LOC122976159 gene encoding high affinity cGMP-specific 3',5'-cyclic phosphodiesterase 9A-like isoform X2, producing MYSPTEKRTTFFPHSTFNRARTGERGPRRGEEREKRGWERGEREERRAICQLQVSLQTLQVIMSVSRSLISFVPPGSGMTTKIIHFMVNGRLEQAEFGADCSAADVKDLFRAAAEAGPNHILKMYNRNGSVVNISPRLEANSEDSYYRLEVVASDLQSVALPTELDSMEYRLHHLETKVIEDVGKTPDIICELKSQVESFKRKLESVEHLSWMGLFRDDGDQQLSKFFPKPKMPQLSVQEERQQVRRKFLNMSSLQVTEEVREHLKTPIFDNWQWEEAEMLVLLQVMYTDLDFLTAFHIELEVLQNFLFEVYCHYNNIPFHNFQHCFCVTQMMYGLIWLTDLRNKLSRMDLVIMLTSALCHDLDHPGYNNVYQINAQTDLALRYNDISPLENHHCAVAFSILSKPECNILKNLTSEQYKHIRGGMIKCILATDMARHNEILNKFKIMQPVFDFRNKEHKDVLMKIMVKVSDISNEARPMAVAEPWLDCLLQEFFNQSDTEKLKGLPVTPFMDRDKVSKPSSQTNFIRFVLLPLLTELTKLFPCLEIDLQSSKKI from the exons ATGTACAGCCCCACAGAAAAAAGAACTACTTTCTTTCCACATAGCACCTTCAACAGAGCGAGAACAGGTGAAAGAGGAccaagaagaggagaggagagagagaagagaggatgggaaagaggagagagagaggagaggagggctATCTGTCAGCTGCAGGTGTCCCTACAAACACTCCAGGTGATCATGTCAGTGTCCAGAAGTCTCATTTCATTTGTCCCACCTGGTTCTGGGATGACAACAAAAATCATCCACTTCATGGTTAACGGGAGGCTGGAGCAGGCAGAGTTCGGAGCCGactgctctgctgctgatgtcaaag ATCTGTTTCGGGCGGCGGCAGAGGCGGGCCCTAACCACATCCTGAAGATGTACAACAGAAACGGCAGCGTGGTGAACATTTCCCCCCGGCTGGAGGCCAACAGCGAGGACTCGTACTACCGGCTGGAGGTGGTGGCGTCAGATCTTCAGA GTGTGGCCCTGCCGACAGAGCTGGACAGCATGGAGTACAG GCTGCATCATCTGGAGACCAAAGTAATCGAAGACGTGGGAAAGACTCCAGACATCATCTGTGAGCTGAAGAGCCAAGTGGAGTCTTTTAAGAGGAAGCTGGAG AGCGTGGAGCACCTGAGCTGGATGGGTCTGTTCAGGGACGACGGCGACCAGCAGCTCTCCAAGTTCTTCCCGAAACCCAAAATGCCTCAGCTGAGCGTGCAGGAGGAGCGCCAACAAGTACGCAGGAAGTTCCTCAACATGAG CTCGCTGCAGGTGACAGAAGAAGTGAGAGAGCATCTCAAAACTCCCATTTTTGACAACTG GCAGTGGGAGGAGGCGGAGATGCTGGTGCTCCTCCAGGTGATGTACACCGACCTGGACTTCCTGACGGCGTTCCACATCGAGCTGGAAGTCCTGCAGAACTTCCTGTTTGAGGTGTACTGCCACTACAACAACATCCCCTTCCACAACTTCCAGCACTGCTTCTGCGTCACTCAGATG ATGTATGGACTGATCTGGCTGACAGATCTCAGGAACAAGTTATCAAGAATGGACCTGGTGATCATGTTGACCTCGGCTCTGTGCCACGACCTCGACCACCCCGGCTACAACAACGTCTACCAG ATCAATGCTCAGACTGATTTGGCTCTTCGCTACAACGACATTTCACCTCTGGAGAACCATCACTGTGCCGTCGCCTTCAGCATCCTGTCAAAG CCAGAGTGCAACATCCTGAAAAACCTGACCAGCGAGCAGTACAAACACATCCGCGGAGGAATGATCAA ATGTATTCTGGCCACTGACATGGCGAGACACAACGAAATCCTCAACAAGTTCAAAATCATGCAGCCGGTGTTCGACTTCAGAAATAAGGAGCACAAAGACGTg ctgatgaagatcatggtGAAGGTGAGCGACATCTCCAACGAGGCGAGGCCGATGGCCGTGGCCGAGCCCTGGCTGGACTGTCTGCTGCAGGAGTTCTTCAACCAG AGTGACACAGAGAAACTCAAAGGGCTTCCAGTGACTCCGTTCATGGATCGAGACAAAGTGTCCAAACCGTCGTCTCAGACCAACTTCATCCGGTTTGTTCTCCTGCCGCTCCTCACCGAGCTCACCAAGCTGTTCCCCTGTCTGGAG ATAGATCTACAAAGTAGCAAAAAGATTTAA